From one Nonomuraea polychroma genomic stretch:
- a CDS encoding MarR family winged helix-turn-helix transcriptional regulator — translation MSQPKPLNLPFDPIDRAAESWRAHFGPSSAMAAVTSIMRAHQILLSQLDSLLKPYDLTFARYEALVLLTFSKTGALPLSKIGERLMVHPTSVTNTVDRLEKSGFVCRLPNPRDGRGVLAEITAAGKDVVRRATRDLMAAEFGLPMYAEDELHQMFELLRTLRIAAGDFAVPPMRQDEEHGGLL, via the coding sequence GTGTCCCAGCCGAAGCCGCTCAACCTGCCGTTCGACCCGATCGACCGCGCCGCGGAGAGCTGGCGCGCGCACTTCGGGCCCTCATCCGCCATGGCCGCCGTGACCTCGATCATGAGAGCGCATCAGATCCTGCTGTCGCAGCTTGACTCGCTCCTGAAGCCCTATGACCTGACTTTCGCCCGATATGAGGCGCTGGTCCTGCTGACGTTCAGCAAGACAGGGGCGCTCCCGCTGTCGAAAATCGGCGAACGGCTCATGGTCCATCCCACCAGCGTCACCAACACGGTGGACAGGCTGGAGAAATCCGGATTCGTCTGCCGCCTTCCCAATCCGCGCGACGGACGTGGCGTGCTGGCCGAGATCACCGCCGCGGGCAAAGATGTCGTGCGGCGTGCCACGCGGGATCTGATGGCCGCGGAATTCGGTCTCCCCATGTACGCCGAGGACGAACTCCACCAGATGTTCGAGCTGCTGCGTACGCTCAGGATCGCGGCGGGTGACTTCGCGGTCCCGCCGATGCGGCAAGATGAAGAGCATGGCGGACTTCTCTAG
- a CDS encoding tetratricopeptide repeat protein: MADFSRPGSLYGAIDLGARKQALEAQARREAAGPQTGAAASIVDVTEETFTTDVIDRSMRLPVVLDLWSPRAPGSAQLSPVLEKVVGDLGGRVVLAKVNVDASPQIAQALRVQAVPTVLAIFQGQAVTGFQQVLPEQEVRRWLDELMSAVEQFYQANPDARPPAAGEEEAPAGPPIDPDLAAAEQAIESGNMDAAAEAYERLLARSPGNEDAKMGLAGVSLIKRTEGVDPADVQRRLQDPADLDAQLLAADLEMLSGSVDEAFNRVIAVVKRTSGDERDKARRHLLGLFDALPAEDPSLAKARRALASALF, translated from the coding sequence ATGGCGGACTTCTCTAGGCCCGGGTCGCTCTACGGAGCGATAGATCTGGGCGCGCGCAAGCAGGCACTGGAGGCGCAGGCCCGGCGGGAGGCAGCAGGTCCCCAGACGGGCGCGGCGGCCTCGATCGTCGACGTGACCGAGGAGACGTTCACGACCGACGTCATCGACCGGTCGATGAGACTGCCGGTCGTGCTCGACCTCTGGTCTCCCAGGGCGCCGGGCAGCGCCCAGCTGAGCCCGGTGCTGGAGAAGGTCGTCGGCGACCTCGGCGGCCGGGTCGTGCTGGCCAAGGTCAACGTCGACGCCAGCCCGCAGATCGCCCAGGCGCTGCGCGTGCAGGCCGTCCCGACCGTGCTGGCCATCTTCCAGGGGCAGGCCGTCACCGGCTTCCAGCAGGTGCTGCCGGAGCAGGAGGTGCGCCGCTGGCTCGACGAGCTGATGAGCGCGGTCGAGCAGTTCTACCAGGCCAATCCCGACGCCCGGCCGCCTGCGGCCGGCGAGGAGGAGGCGCCTGCGGGCCCGCCCATCGACCCCGACCTGGCCGCCGCCGAGCAGGCGATCGAGAGCGGCAACATGGACGCTGCGGCTGAGGCCTACGAGCGGCTGCTGGCCCGCTCTCCCGGCAACGAGGACGCCAAGATGGGTCTGGCGGGCGTCAGTCTGATCAAGCGCACGGAGGGCGTCGACCCCGCCGACGTCCAGCGGCGGCTGCAGGACCCCGCCGACCTGGACGCGCAGCTGCTCGCCGCCGACCTGGAGATGTTGTCGGGCTCGGTGGACGAGGCGTTCAACCGCGTCATCGCCGTGGTCAAGCGCACCTCGGGCGACGAGCGCGACAAGGCCAGGCGTCATTTGCTCGGATTGTTCGACGCGTTGCCCGCAGAAGACCCATCTTTGGCGAAAGCACGTAGAGCTTTGGCGAGCGCCCTGTTCTAA
- a CDS encoding AAA family ATPase: MRVVTISATYGTAGGQIGPAVAERLDVPFVDRAIPSAVAQELGCTLEEALAHDDRAEHGLGRLLSGAMRLPTVTFGGVDMYVPGAMPLAPEEFVRRTERIMRETARTQGGVFLGRASAVVLADHPGALHVRLDAPVKRRIRQTATLGEVSEREARRIIEDNDRARMAYWRTFYRTDPSDACQYHLVVDSTTIPVSTCVDLIVTAAEALD; encoded by the coding sequence ATGCGGGTCGTCACCATATCGGCGACATACGGCACGGCCGGGGGCCAGATCGGCCCGGCCGTGGCCGAGCGGCTCGATGTGCCCTTCGTCGACCGGGCCATTCCCAGCGCCGTCGCCCAAGAGCTCGGCTGCACGCTGGAGGAGGCGCTCGCCCACGATGACCGTGCCGAGCACGGCCTCGGCAGGCTCCTGTCAGGGGCGATGCGGTTGCCGACGGTCACGTTCGGCGGCGTGGACATGTATGTTCCCGGCGCGATGCCGCTCGCGCCCGAGGAGTTCGTGCGCCGTACCGAGCGCATCATGCGGGAGACCGCCCGCACTCAGGGCGGCGTTTTTCTGGGCCGGGCAAGCGCCGTGGTCCTCGCCGACCACCCCGGCGCGTTGCACGTCCGGCTCGACGCCCCGGTCAAACGACGGATCCGGCAGACGGCCACGCTGGGCGAGGTCAGCGAGCGCGAAGCCCGCCGGATCATCGAGGACAACGACCGGGCCCGGATGGCCTACTGGCGCACCTTCTACCGCACCGATCCGTCGGACGCGTGTCAATATCATCTGGTCGTGGACAGCACCACGATTCCCGTTTCGACGTGCGTCGACCTGATCGTCACCGCCGCCGAGGCACTGGATTGA
- a CDS encoding NAD-dependent malic enzyme: protein MATVPSVSYSITVRLEVPAGGKAVSQLTHAVETAGGVVTALDVTNAGHEKLRIDVTCAARDTDHAQAIVDQLEAVEGVVIHKVSDRTFLMHLGGKIEMVSKVPLRNRDELSMAYTPGVARVSMAIARNKEDARRLTIKRNTVAVVTDGSAVLGLGNIGPEAALPVMEGKAALFKRFAGIDAWPICLDTQDVDEIVRTVQVIAPGFGGINLEDIGAPRCFEVERRLRELLDIPVFHDDQHGTAICVLAALTNALRVVNKGIENVKITMAGAGAAGNAVLRLLLAAGARNVIVCDYLGAVHKGRDDLDESLRWIAEHTNAEGYAGDLRGAIKGADVFVGVSAPGILTGDDIATMAKDAVVFALANPEPEVSPDDAREHAAVVATGRSDYPNQINNVLAFPGVFRGLLDAQAGGVTQEMLLAAAGALAAVVSPEELGPNYIVPSVFHPDVAGAVAAAVRESAGGRARGFTEA from the coding sequence GTGGCGACCGTCCCCAGTGTGTCTTACTCCATCACCGTGCGGCTCGAGGTGCCCGCAGGCGGCAAGGCCGTCAGCCAGCTCACCCATGCTGTAGAGACCGCCGGAGGCGTGGTGACCGCCCTCGACGTCACCAACGCCGGCCACGAAAAGCTTCGCATCGACGTGACCTGCGCCGCCCGGGACACCGACCACGCCCAGGCCATCGTCGACCAGCTCGAGGCCGTCGAGGGCGTCGTCATCCACAAGGTGTCCGACCGCACGTTCCTCATGCACCTCGGCGGCAAGATCGAGATGGTGTCGAAGGTGCCGCTGCGTAACCGCGACGAGCTGTCGATGGCCTACACGCCGGGCGTGGCGCGTGTGTCGATGGCGATCGCGCGCAACAAGGAGGACGCGCGGCGCCTGACCATCAAGCGCAACACCGTTGCCGTGGTCACGGACGGCTCCGCCGTGCTGGGGCTGGGCAACATCGGCCCGGAGGCGGCGCTGCCGGTCATGGAGGGCAAGGCGGCGCTGTTCAAACGTTTCGCGGGCATCGACGCCTGGCCGATCTGCCTGGACACGCAAGACGTGGACGAGATCGTCCGTACCGTGCAGGTGATCGCGCCGGGGTTCGGCGGGATCAACCTGGAGGACATCGGCGCGCCGCGCTGCTTCGAGGTGGAGCGGCGGCTGCGCGAGCTGCTCGACATCCCCGTCTTCCATGACGACCAGCACGGGACCGCGATCTGCGTGCTGGCGGCGCTCACCAACGCGCTGCGGGTCGTGAACAAGGGCATCGAGAACGTCAAGATCACCATGGCGGGCGCGGGCGCGGCCGGGAACGCCGTGCTGCGGCTGCTGCTCGCGGCGGGGGCGCGCAACGTGATCGTGTGCGACTATCTTGGCGCCGTGCACAAGGGGCGTGACGACCTCGACGAGTCGCTGCGCTGGATCGCCGAGCACACGAATGCCGAGGGATACGCCGGGGACCTGCGTGGGGCGATCAAGGGGGCCGACGTGTTCGTCGGGGTGTCCGCGCCGGGCATCCTGACCGGGGACGACATCGCGACGATGGCCAAGGACGCGGTGGTGTTCGCGCTGGCCAACCCGGAGCCCGAGGTGTCGCCCGATGACGCGCGCGAGCACGCGGCCGTGGTGGCGACCGGGCGGTCCGACTACCCCAACCAGATCAACAACGTGCTGGCCTTCCCCGGCGTCTTCCGGGGGCTGCTGGACGCGCAGGCCGGTGGGGTGACGCAGGAGATGTTGCTGGCGGCGGCCGGCGCGCTGGCCGCGGTCGTCTCGCCGGAGGAACTGGGGCCCAACTACATCGTCCCGAGCGTGTTCCACCCGGATGTGGCGGGAGCGGTGGCCGCGGCGGTGCGCGAATCCGCCGGGGGGCGCGCGAGAGGCTTCACTGAGGCATAA